The DNA region GCTCCACAACAACATTTGCTCCGACTTTTGTTCTTGCGTGTTGCTCAGAGAAGGCTCCGACGACGTCGAAATGTTGCTCCGACAACCGATGATCAAGCAATTCTGTTTTTACTCCTTTCTTGTCGGTAATATTTATTTTACAATTCGTGTACTCAAATTTTGTAATCCTATTTTTGAActaatagtgattgtccaacgaaagcattcAACAAGtgtagaccttggagtaggaatcattgaaggctctgaactaagtaaaaatacttgtgtttgtgcttgttcTTTGTTCTTTGTTCTTTCTCCTTTCCGCTATGTTTGTTTTAACTCATTATAATTGAAAAAACAACGAATGTTATTCATCCCCCTTTAGtgtctttttgatcctacaattgtaTTCtcgtatatatccttaattagttcaatatattttacgctaacacctctcttttctagaattgtctatataatttctcttgggactctatcataagctttttctagaattctctatgTGTAAATCTTATTTTTGTTCTCGAGATTTTTCATTTAATTATTTAAGAAGATatatataacttctattgtcaccCTTTCAAGTATGaaccaaaaataatttttgattatCGTGATCTCCTTCTTTaatctttttttattaatttttttcaaaatttcatgatataacttattaatttaatactcttatataattttatacatcttcctttttatattaaaaaaaaactaaagtacTAATTCTCATTATTCTCATTGATCacgtattttttaaataaatggaGAATAAGTACTACTCTAGTTGagtattaaattatatttttagtgaattataaatttttttcataaGTTGAGTATTAACTTTTTACAAAAGAAAATGActactataaaaattatttagaatgaaaataggaaattttcatataaaaaaaagcggcaaaaaaataattctaaacCACAATGCACAATCGCATCGCCGCCGCCAGATCCGTCACCTTCTCCGCCGCGCTCTTCGCCGCCGCCAGATCGTCCGTGAGATCAGATGCACCTCTCTCCTCCTCGATTAGCCGCCCGCCGTTTCCGGAGCTCAAATCCACTCCCCGACCAGGAAATGAGGCCCCGCCTTTGGCTCCTCCATCCACAGCCACCAAACCGCTCCTCTTTTGTTCGTCCCTCGCGAGAAACGGCGTCTTTTAGGTCGCTGCCACTTTGTTTAATTCATTTGGAATCGCTGAACTTTTCTTCAGCGTTTTTGCGCCTTGAATCTGCCTAAAGTTCTTTCTTTGCTGCAGATAGACACTGATTCATTGGATCCCGACGATGGTTTGAATCCGAAAAGTTTACACTGATCGCCACAGTAGAGATGGGGTGCTTCTCTTGTTTCTCATCGCCGGAGAGAAGGGGATCAGGAAAATTTAATGAACCAAGAATGGTACGGCCGCCTGATGCAGAACCACCATCGCCGCCTCCTGACAGAGGCAGCGAGTCCCACAAAACTCCAGGTCAGCGTTGCTAGTATGAACACCTTCCTTACTGTTACAATTAGGGATCTTAAGATGATTGGAGTTTTGTATGGATCTGTAAAAGTTAGGGCTTGTATATGTTCTCTCGAGCTGTAGATTATTGCTGCCAATGAATTGAGCTCAGTTTTTAGAGTTCCAGTCAGATTCGAATATATTCGATAATTTTTTCGAATCAAATTTGAATGAAGTTGAACTGAACTCCATTATTTTTTCacaatttcaatataaatatgcTCAAAATTTGAATAATTTGAATCAAACTCGAATTGAAGTCATTTTGATTTCAAGATATAATTGAATTAGTCTCGAATCAAGGTTCTAACAACTCGAGTCGAACTCGAGCTCAAATTTCATTTCAAGCCGAGTTCGTGCCATAATCATTTATACATTCGAGTTTGGAATTAAATTTGAATATCACATACATTTGCAGAAGTTCCAACGCAGAGTGCTGCACCAGCTGCCACACCTGAAATAACAACACATGAAGAAGTCACCAATGGAAACACTGCTTCAACACCTAAAGCAGCTGCCAATGGAGAAATTGCTGCCCAAACATACACATTTCGTGAGCTAGCATCAGCAACTAAGAATTTTCGCCCCGATAACCTACTCGGCGAAGGCGGGTTTGGAAGAGTTTACAAGGGTACCCTTGGGGATGGCGGTCAGGTAATTCCTCTTCTAATTTTGTCATGAATTCTCTTAGTGAAGTTGTATATGTAATGTGGAAGTCATCTTTCTCTACATTTACATCAGCTTGTGGCTGTCAAGCAACTGGACAGAAGTGGAGTTCAAGGCCACGAAGAGTTTTTTGTTGAGGTTTTGATGCTCAGCCTCCTCCACCATCAAAACCTGGTCAGCCTAATTGGATATTGTGCAGATGGAACTCAGAGGCTCTTGGTCTATGAGTTCATGCCTCTCGGCTCGGTGGAAGATCATCTGTTTGGTAATTCTATCCGCCACAGCCATTTGATGCTTTATTGATACAGCTTTTACTCTTAGTTGCCAAATTTTGAGCAACTAAAGTTGTAAAGCTTCCAAAAAAGGCGCACCTAACTTTTAGATTTCTCAAATGACACATTTGTTTCTAATTTTACCACTCCTGCCAGCCATTGTAGTGTTACATTCAAAGAGAAACACCACTATGATGTTGAATTTCAAAAGAACAACATCACTATGATGTTGTTGCATTTCAAAAATCGACACCATTgcggtgttgatttttaaaaatcaatgcaATAGTGGTGTTGATTTTAGAATTTATGCAGCACCACAATAGTGTTGATTTTTTAAATACAGTATCACAGGACCATAGTGATGTTGTTCTTTAAATGTAGCACCATAATGATTAACGAGTAGGGTAAAATGTGAAACAAGTGCACCTTTGGAAAATCTGAAAGTTAGATGTGTCTGTTGAGAATTTCATAACTTTAAGTACGTCTTTTAGTTAATTATCGAATTTTGAATGATCCAAATCATTCTTGTATGGATCATGTCCTTTAATTCTTCCAACCATCTTCATTTTGTTTCCTTGTCCTCGCATTTGGCATTGAGCTTCAAATGTAACAAGCTGAACTATATTTGCAGAGATTGGTCCTGATGAGGAGCCATTGACCTGGTATAGTAGAATAAAGATCGCTGTTGGTGCTGCCAAAGGTTTGGAATACTTACATGAGAAAGCCAACCCTCCGATCATCTTCCGTGATTTAAAGTCTTCCAACATTTTACTCGACGAAAATTGCAACGCAAAGCTATCTGACTTTGGACTCGCGAAGCTTGGCCCTGTCGGAGATCAATTACATGGTCCCTCGAGGATAATGGGCACATACGGGTATTGTGCACCGGAGTATGCTAGCACCGGCGAACTCACTTTGAAGTCGGATGTTTACAGTTTCGGAGTAGTATTGCTGGAACTAGTTACCGGGAGAAGAGCCCTCGACACCACTAAGCCAATGAACGAACAGAATTTGGTAGCTTGGGTATGGTTCATATATAAACTCCATGACCAAAAAGTCGGTAGAGGAACCAATGCACCTTGATGATTTAGACGCTGTTTGACATGGTTTCGGTTTGTACAGGCGCAACCAATGTTTAAGGATCAAAGGAACTACTGCAAGCTCGCTGACCCACTGCTCGGAGAGGACTACCCTGAGAGAGACCTGAACCAAGCCATTGCAGTGGCTGCAATGTGCGTGCAAGAGGAGGCTGCTGCTCGCCCATTCATGTGCGATGTTGTCGTGGCCTTGGGCCATCTTTCGGCTGCAACAGCAGCTGTCGATGCGCCCTGCCAGCCTAATCAGTCAAATCCTATGCGACCAGATGAAAGGGAGCTTTATCACAAAAGAGATTTAAGCCGTGAACGAGCAGTTGCAGAGGCCATGGAATGGGGATCTGCATTTAAGGCTGAAGTTTAAGCGCGGTTCCACGACATTGCTTCTCTAAATGATGGTACCTCGAATGCAAATGCTTCCTCAGAaatccatctttttcttcttcgttGCTTCTTTTGGTGGACTCACTATCTAACAGCTTCATGTCACTaggtaaaatcaaattttagttGTGTGGTGATGTAACTGTTAACACAGAAGACTTCAACAAGGCTTGGCAACAGCAGTAGCAAAAGAAGACCAAGCAGAATAGCTAGATAGGGTTTGATGTTTTGTCATTTGTCAAATCAACAACAATTGATCTGTTCAAATTCTTGGTGCTATTCTTGTAACTTCACTGTAAGATAGATCATGTACAAACCTTTTTGCTCAGGTGCAAAAGGAATCCAAAAATTTTATAATACTCTGTTTTTTCATGATATCAAAGCTTGAACACCTTGTGAGATTTAATATGGGCAATAATcgaaaggaaattttttttttattggaatCATGAAGGAGCGTCCTGCCTCGTTGGAGGATCATTAGGACGCAACACTACAGTGCGGTAGTCCATTTAATATCTCTGGTTATCTGTTGCAGAAACAAAAAATGAAGAGGATCATTAGGACATCCACTCACTTTTTTTTGTGTGACATGGATGATTAAATCATTTCTCAAATTCATCTATAAGTAAAGTTTATCTCCAACGATCAACTCAGTCATGTTTCTTGAAGTAAATATTATTGTCAAGATTGCCAACCTGATAAAATGACTGCTGTGTCATTTAATAAAACTAATCCAACTTCCTCAGCTTCCTCAGTATTGCCTATTCTGATATTGTTTCCAATAGAATGCACTGAGCAGGAATTTCTTGGAAGTGTGCTGCAGTTGAACCTACCAAGAAGCTGAATATGCAGCTACTCTTGTTTGAAGAGTTCGCGACCGATGATCATTCTCCTGATTTCACTAGTTCCAGCACCGATCTCAAAGAGTTTTGCATATCTCAGGCGACGACCAATTGGGTACTCATCTACATACCCGTTGCCACCAAGACATTGGGATGGCCTGAATGTCACAATCAAAAGCGCAAATTTCTCAGACTAATGAATGCACTACAAAGTTTGTAAAATTTGATGGTTATGAAAATGGAATCAAATAGAAGAGACAGAAGATGCAACTTGTGTAGTTGCACAGAAAACTTAAACGTGTAATtcacagaagaaaaaaaaaatggaaatccAAGACTTATACATCCAGTAACTGAAGGGCAACTTGTGTAGCTTTTTCGGCAGCCAGAAGTATAACTCCAGCACAGTCCTATACAATTGGTATTTCGCAATTTTAGTAGCAACAAAGACTATAAACAATAATTGGAGAATTACCTTTCAGTCAATGTTTCCGTTGTCACAATCTCGAGCAACAGAATACACAAATGCCCTACAGAGATGATGACAATTCTCTCTAACATCCATCTGCTAGAAAACTTAAATATGTAATGTGGTTATCAAGCAAGTTAAAAAATTACCTAGAGGAGACTGTAAGGACGTATACATGTCAGCCAACTTCGCCTATAGTTTCATGACGATATATTTGTTAAGTCCCAAAAAAATCTTCAGAGCACACGTCTTTTTCACAGCATATTAAATAAGATTGCCAAGCTGTATAAACTGAAACTCTCTGATTGCACGGCCAAACTGCCCTCTGTGCTGAACATAAGGAATAACAGCATCAAGGCATGCTTGCATAAGTCCAAGAGGGCCAGCAGCTAATACAAGCCTTTCGAAATCAAGCCCCGGCATCATGACATAAACCCCTGCATTAGTGTCCAAGTCTATAAGTAGATGCTTAAAGCACTTTAATCAGAAGCACATACTTGCTACTCAAAATGGAGAGCATTTGCATGCGTAAAAAAAAGGTATGGAAGAGTAACACAGAATCCTTGGTTTCACTAAGCAAACACTATTGTATAGGCATTCCCTCAAGTTTCTTTATTGCATACTCCATGAAAATTAGTGCAATCTTGAAACTTCTCCAACTCTTTTCAAGTGCCTAAATTCCAAATATGTTATCAATTAATAGATCATACAAAAAGTTAATTAATGCAGTCAGACAATCGTTGACCTTGTTAATGTCAGATAAACTTTGGAGGTTAAACATACTTATCACTTCCTCGCATACAGAGTTTATCCAACTTTTGAGCAGTACTAAACCTGAAATAAAGCATTAAAACTTATCATATAATAACCAGAAGGGTTTCCATAGTAATTGCAGATAGAAAATGGTTCAGATCTCTACAATGTGTGCTTAACTACATAGACGGAATGGTAGAGAAGATTTTTTTAAATCAGTTGAAAGGGCATATTACTCAAAGCAGGCTAAACCAACAACACATATTACTCCAAAAACTCTTTTGCTTAAAAAAAGATTGTTTCTATGCTTCAAACATAAACTAGAAAAAGATCTCACAAacagaaaaaataaaactaaggCATTTCATAATGATGAAGCTGAAGACAAGACACTAGTGCAATGATTGAGAAGCTGATAGCACAGCATTTGATTGACTTTAAGGAGTTGACCCCTGGATTAAAGTTGATGCCATCTTTTAAAAGTGGGATTTTTCAAAAGGCAAAACTTGTGATGATCGGGAAAGGCATTGATATAATCTTCTTTCTTAACTCCACCTTAAACTAAAGATACTATAGTATTATTCTTAAGTTTGCGAGGACGAAATCGCAATTTATGCAAAGATAGATCAGcattcaaataatataaaaaagagACTACTGTAGATACCCAGACATCCCCTTTTCAATTATAAAAGCAGTAATTCCGTTGGATCCAGCACTAGTATCTGTTTTTGCATAAACAACCTGCAGAAAtttcaataaaataaaacatcaaATACACTGGCGCAATCATGAATTTTATAAACTATTACATGTGATAACATTGCACAAAATTCATACGAGCATTGAACTCTTTGTTGTGGTAATGATGATAAGGTTCTATATCggaaagttaaggaaataaaCACTCTGGAGACGAATAATTATCATATTATTATGATGGAAAAGTTATCATATTAATATACAGATAGGCTCAATGATAAAGAAAATCATAAATATTATGCATACTGATATATCTATTCAATTAAAAATAACACAGAAAATTACCAATGTCTGAGCAACAGGGCCATTGGTACACAACATTTGGTTGCCATTCATAAACATGTTCTACTCGATCAGCTTTGCACTTCATACTAACAACATCGGAACCAGCTGAAATTTTCAAGAAACTTGTCATGAATCATAAAAGCAGAAATTTTTTATCCTGGCCAAAGAATAAGAGATAAATGATCAGATTGACTAACTACCATTTGGCTCACTCATTGCCACCACCCCAACATGCTCCCCACTAATTAGCTTCACGTTGGTTAAAGCAGAATAATCAGcacaaagagaagagaaaggtcTATTCACAAAATTACAAGTTAGGAATGCatgtttaatttattatcatagcATGACACAAAATTTGAATATTGTATGACCAACATTTCCAATAAGGAAAAGAGAATCATAATGTCACCATCCAAAATAATTGAATTAGCATGAAAAGACTAGAAACGAATTTTATCACAGATTAATGAAAAAATGTGTAAAATATAACAAGATTGATAAGAAAACTAACATGGAAAAGAATCTATAACAAGAGGAAAAACATAAGAACCTTTGGCAAATACTTCTGCTTCTGCTTAGCTGTCCCATGCCTCACCTACAAAAATAACTAACATGGGATTAGTCACATTTACTATTTTAACATAAACGTATATTACAAGCAATGGATGCAGAATTCCATTGTACCAGTTGGTTTATGCAAGGGTTGGAGTGTACACCATAGGAGGCCAACAGACCCAGAAGCACGACTAATTTCTTCAATTGCAATACAATGATACAAGTAACCAAGAACAAGTCCTCCGTATTCTTGTGCTATGAAACAACCTTTTTCTAGTTAGGGGATGATGCATAAATATATATTCCTCATGTAGCCatgtacaacaacaacaaccaaactttATTCCACTAGGTGAGGTTGACTATATGGATCTTTTTATGTTATTGggctctatcccctactatatcatcatctatatttaaataaattttatcttattttattgttgctaaccaagtcttttttggtcttcctcttcctcgtttgatgtgcatatttgtcatagtttcacatcacctaactgaAATATTTATTGGTCGcctaagtacatgttcgtaccatcttaaatatATCTCTTGaaattttttctcaatagatgcaaactttctttctaatgctctcattttttattttgtttatccGTCCACACATTCATCTTAACATCCCTATCTCTGCAACTAtgctcatgtgcttgagtcatagctTAACATTCAGcgttgatgcggtgatgatgagggtCCCTACCCTACTGCcacggtggaagtcaaagtcaaggcggtcaacgctcAGAAGTCATTTGCCGATCGGACGAGCATGTCTTGATCGAGAAGAGAAAAGGCCCGATCTGATATCACCTTTGACTCGGCCATGAGCCGAGCACCTGACGCTCAAATAAGAGGACGACAAAGGGAGCAGTATGCAGaaacctggccgagcggctcttccgctcggcctagcaataGACTCGACATCAGCCGAGCACGAGAACAGTGaacttccggccgagcggctatcccgctcggctcaGCAACAAAGCACGCAGACAGTGGACTTCCGGCCGAGCAGCTATCCCACCCAGCCAGTAACAGAACATGCGGACAGTGGAATTCCGGCCGAGCAACAGATAACACGCGGACGGCGGGATTCCTGTCGAGCAGATATTCCGCTCGACCAAGCAATAGACAGCtatcttttgacatccttttgggagctagtatcactgacaggcggcatggtcaaaTAGAGGATCAcacggcggaagcttccattgtcacttcagagatatactcggcctattaaggtactatgtaagggacactttactgacgagTCATTTTAGGAAAAACTTGAGAACGCGTGTTAGCCttaggaagcgtgcacgcgcgctacaggagctctatataaagggggtccaagcatcgacggaggtatgcgatattttaCTATTACGCTACAGTCTTCTTATTGCTCCGcttactgcttcttcttcttcattggagactgacttgagcgtcagaggctCATTGCCGGGGCTCCTTCCCTGGTCAATTGTGTTGTAGATCGGAGCGAAATCCACAAGAGGtcagcgggagcgccacatccctagGATCCATCGCATCGACTTTCGTacaggatcatatttgacgtCGTCTATGAGAATGTAGCatgcatccgagccgagaagatggaggacactGGACGACTAACCACCGTGACACTCACCCAAGAAGAGCTCGACATGCTCGTGCAAGCCCGAGCGGCAAAAATAGTcgagcaacaacaacagcaaGCGGTAGCCGATCGGCTAGCGCCGCAGCCTGCGACATAGGCAACAGGACGAGAGGGGTATTAAGACCGAGCGGAGCGGCTCTCTGTATACAGACAGAATAGAAGGTTGACCGACACGTCAGGGGAAGCGCCGCCCTCGCCAATCCCCTTCAATCGCGCCCTATTCCAAATCCCCTCAGAGATAGCCCAAGCGAACCAAGAGAGGGGATCATCTTCATATGATGCTCCCGTTAGGGATGAACGAAAAGGCAAGGCGCCCTGAAGCAACGCGTCTCCCGAACGGATTAACCGGCAGTTCTCataggagatcttacaagaccctctgctcAGACACTACACCCCGTTGGCGATCGGGAGGTACAAAGGATCAACCGACCaaaatgatcatctggatcggttcaACAACGAGGTCACACTGCACCAATATACGGACGGAGTGAAGTGTCGTGTCTTCTTCATGACTTTCTCCGGATCGGCGCGGCGCTGGTTCAGAAGACTGCCGAACGGCTTAATAcggagcttcaaagacttccgaaccgCTTTCCAGCACCATTTCACCAGCAGCGGACGCTAGAGCATCAGCCTCTTTGCcctgaagcaagggcccaaggaagtgcTCCAAGCGTACATTCAacgcttcaatcaagtggccatgggcatcccctcggtctcatccgagacaatgatgaacgccttcacccaagggctcgtcgagggagatttcttccaatcgctcatcaggaagccgcccaggAACTTCggccacatgctcaagaaggctcaatgtggaagaagcccaggtggccagaagaaaggaggcgccAACCGAACACTCGGCACCAACCGACAGGCAACCATcagccgcccaagggaccaaggGTTGAAGGAGCGCGGCCATACTAGGAGGTTAGGACACATGTCGTGTAGCATGTGACCTCCAGTCGGCCGAAAACGGCAAGAGGCAAGGTATGGACACCAGTCGTCAACCGACCAGCC from Zingiber officinale cultivar Zhangliang chromosome 4B, Zo_v1.1, whole genome shotgun sequence includes:
- the LOC121975968 gene encoding probable serine/threonine-protein kinase PBL25, yielding MGCFSCFSSPERRGSGKFNEPRMVRPPDAEPPSPPPDRGSESHKTPEVPTQSAAPAATPEITTHEEVTNGNTASTPKAAANGEIAAQTYTFRELASATKNFRPDNLLGEGGFGRVYKGTLGDGGQLVAVKQLDRSGVQGHEEFFVEVLMLSLLHHQNLVSLIGYCADGTQRLLVYEFMPLGSVEDHLFEIGPDEEPLTWYSRIKIAVGAAKGLEYLHEKANPPIIFRDLKSSNILLDENCNAKLSDFGLAKLGPVGDQLHGPSRIMGTYGYCAPEYASTGELTLKSDVYSFGVVLLELVTGRRALDTTKPMNEQNLVAWAQPMFKDQRNYCKLADPLLGEDYPERDLNQAIAVAAMCVQEEAAARPFMCDVVVALGHLSAATAAVDAPCQPNQSNPMRPDERELYHKRDLSRERAVAEAMEWGSAFKAEV